CAAGTTTTTCCTCAATAGATCGGTGTTCCAGGACATAATCATTCCCACAACtccaaaacaaaggaaaaaaaattaatttggagTTTCTCATCCACATTCTGGAATGTCGAACAAAACTAAAATAGTGAAATTAATCCCTAACCAGGTTATACGAATTCCCTTTTAACTGAGAAAGTACAAGTTTCAACAATGTCACAAAAACATTATCGTCCAACTAGCTCATTTggtttaacaaaattttaagcCATCTAACATAAAGAAATCAAACATAAATCCCACAAGCAAGTAGCAAGAACAACGATCCAAAACCCTGCAACATATGAAGGGAATTTTATTAGAGACATAGAAGACATGAAAGTTAAAAGTGAAAATACAAGTTTAATGGATCTCGATCGTACCAAGAAGACAGATGCCACTGCCCCAGTAGTGAGCTCCTTAGCAAGACTACGATTCTTCTTTGAAGAGGTAGCTTCATAACTGCATAGACGTTCACAACTtgttatagaaaaaaaaaaaaaaagaggaggagcAGACATGTGACCCGTGGAGATTTAGAAAGATCTAATCTAAAAGGTGCAGAATTGCAAAAACGAACCCaaataaaaatatatcaaaTGCCTGGTAAAGATGTCTACAAAGATGTCTACAACGTTCATATTGCAGCCATCCACTTAGCTTTAATCATTTGTGACTCATAGTatcaacccaatcacaaaggaAGTTAGCCCATACACAACATTAAGGAATTGTTGAATTGTCATGGAAATTTTCCAAGAAAGAAGTTTCAGAaataaattacatattattaaCAACATTGATATAAGTAATGAAGCTAGATTTCATCCTTGGTGGCTCAACAGAAATTTCAGCTGCAAGACATGCATTTACAGCAAGGTGGTGCCAAAAATAGCACATTACTAGTGTAGATGGTTTTCTAGAATTAGGGAGGAGCAAAGCATTAACTAAGTTCTGATTTAAGCTAAGACTGCAAGATCCCAAAAATAGAACAAACTTTACCGGCAACTAATGATGTGTACTTTTGATTATGGCTGTTGTCTACCATGAGATCCAGATTTCAATCTGGGCATATAACAAGCAGCAACTGTGCATTACTTTTCTCAGATAGCAACAAGCAAGGGGATACAAACTTACATTTGGCAATGTAATTGAGAGGAAAACATGAACTGCCAGCCACGGAAGAAATTGTAAAACAAAGACACAAGCCACTTAATGTATCCAAAGAGCAATTCCAGTAGTAAGATAAACTAAGATCCTTTCGATAGCCATAACATCTCATTTAAATGAGAATCACAACGGCAGCAGAGGAATGAAAAGTCTAGTATACTCTGGGGCTTTCTCAATTTGTAACCTCTCAACTTTGTTCCACCCACATTTACTCTACAAAGAAACTGCGAAAATAGTCTGTTTTCACAAAAAACACTTAAAACAACTCATGATACCATACTCCAATTATCAAatgcaaaaacaaaagaacCAATAAAACATGTAGAAACGAGCACAATCTAATTTGTTTGTTCCACTGGCACGAGGTAATGAGCAtactgaaaatgatttcttttttCCGGGGGAAAGGAGGCGCTGGCAGCTAGAAACCCAGGTTTCCATCACATAACATCAACACATACAATCTACGGGGTTCATTCACCTATAAGAGatcaaattaaaacaaaaaagaaaaatatgcaaccatcaaaaacaagaaattaacaGGACATGTCGACCGATTAAGATTATTAGGTTATTCAAAttagcagaaaaaaaaaaagaaatttaatctcAGTAACCTACCCCCCCCCcctaaaaaaaaccaaaaaaaaaagccgcggaaaagcaaaaaagaatgACCAATCTACCTGATAGATTATAGATAAATGCAAATCAAACACCAATCAGAGAGCATACCCAAAATTCACTTGAGATAGCACTGTTGAGGTGCAGTAAAGAGTTctacaaaagtcaactaaaaACTTACATGAAAAAGGACGCAGCGACGATCAGGCCAACGGCGAGCATTAGGACGGCCAGGGTTGGGTACCACGGCTCCGGGACTGGGCTCGAGATCGGCTTCACTGATTGAGCCTTTTTtcccaaaacaaaaatttatcacaaaataaaataaaacgaaaTTAGAAATAAATTCCCTAAAAATCTGATAAATGTAGATTTTGATTtgtgcaagagagagagagagagagagtgcaagaggaagaattaGATAGTACCATCTTCTTTAACTGGAGGAGTAAGGCGATGGGATCTTCTGCTTCTTCTTGCCTTTGAGCGCCAGACGGATGGAAGACCCTGAGAGTAATGAAGACTTTGCGTCTGGGTTTACGAGCATTAAGACAGATGTATTCTGAGCCGCGTGATATATTTCGGCCGTCCAAAATATGAGCCTCCtaaatatatatctatatattttttgagATCATTTAAACATTTTGATCAGAATACTAATTTAGGCAAATACTATTGGTGCTCTTGAAAAGCCTCATGCGGCCAGATTATGATACAATGGAGGAAACAACCTCCTcttagtttctttcttttttactaTTGCCTCAAGTTTTTGGAGGTAATTtatgtttttattttcatttcttttctaatttgtgaacaactaaaaatttgaatttattctATATATCGCaagataaaatttttattaaatttgtAGGAATAATTGGAATCGGAGATTATCTCTACAATAGTTGGATGCATTTAACGCTAAACTAAGGCTTTGtctggattgcatttttctaaatttttttgtaaaaaaattaacGGAGGAATAAGACGCACTAGGCAAGCAAGTCACGTGCGATAGACATTTGTGCTGGATCGCAGCCTGCCAACCAGGCAGAAAGATAAGACGCTTAGGGGATAAAACACATTAGGTAAGTCCCGTGCAACTGGCGGATGTCCTGGGAGGTAGGTTCGAGTGCAGTCCTAGAGGTTCGAACCCAGTTGCCCGGACTGATGTAGATTTATGGAGGGTAACTGTTTTAGGTTTGACTTGAATGGGATGGATGATCCACTGACCACAACCGTGGGATGGGTTGAGCTCAGTTTAGCAGATTGTGAGATCAGTTCTTGTGGTATCTATTTTGCCCTTATGAATTCATTGCTTCATCACCGGTTTTCCTGTCATCTAGCAGACAATCATTTGCTTCATCCAAAAAGTAAACCACCAGCATATGCATTTCCCAACATGGGATACAAACTATTCTGTACAATTAACGTGCAGATTAACCTTTCATCGCAGAACAGTCTTCTGATGATCCAAAAATGGCAGAAATTCGGGGGCGTTTCTCTGCAAAATAGTGCACCGTAAAACAATAGGCATCATCATACTGCAATGCTCACTCCACAAGAAAATCTATTTCGCCGTTTCAAGTATTTTGTCGAAATTCAGATACATGTCACCGCTCATTTCAATTACATTTACATTTGATGGTGCGCAGGAGTTCCGACACAACCATCCATTGtcgaagaaacaaaaaaaatgtattcttCCCTCGTCTCCTTTATTTTGGGCCACTGATGAAGTTATCCAAGCAATTCACTAAACGGATCCTTACTGACTGATCATCTTGTACTGCGTCTAATTATCTGATATCCTGTACACAACTTCTCAAATAATTGTTGCAGATGAATTTTGTCCATCGCAACAGAAAATAATTGTCACCGAGATCCACGCCATGACTTGAACATCAAACCATGCTCGCTCACCGTACCCCCAGATAATCGCCTCATCTTTTGCCATAGCTGCCTTGCTTTTCCTAATGTTAAAGGCCCTGAACCTGAGCGCCTCCCTAGTGGCCCAGAATCTTGCATCGCATATCTTGCCGATGAGCTCAATAAATCTGATACAGATATTCCCCTTTCAACATCTACCTCACTATCATAATGAGAGACTGGGGATTGACCATAATGAGAGACTGGGGATTGACCATGTAAAGGAACTCCCAAGGGGTCTAAAGTGTTAGAAATCCCAGTATCCATGTCTAGAGACAGATCCTCCTGACTACAACTTCTGGACCCCATTTCTTTCGTTTCATCACACTCATTGCATATTAATTTGAGTGCCTGAACAACTTCACCCATGAATGGTCTGTTTGATACCTCTGGTTGAACGCACATTGAAGCAATCGCAGCTACCTTTGAGATACCATCAAATGGAAGATCAGGGCCCAAAGTTGGGTCTATGATGGATTCTAAACCTTCTTCACTCGTAAGCACTGGGCGGGCCCAAGAAACCAAATTCTCTTGACCAGGTGGTTGAGACATGTCTACTGGTTTTCTACCTGTCAACAGCTCAAGAAGTACAACCCCATAACTGTAAACATCGCTCTTCACAAGCAGATGACCGGTCATTGCATACTCTGGAGCGACATACCTGGTACATTAATAAAACCAAACTCTGTTTATGTCActaaatgatgtcaaaactgaATCTTAAGAAcaacaaataaaaaggaaacACAGAGTGGGTGAACTGATGACTGCTGCTGCTGCATCTATGTTACATATTAGACAAGTCACAAGTCTGAGTGTTCATTGTAACTGAAAGGAATGAAGTTGGACAGAAGGTGGGTTCAGAACCATGTGGCACCAAGAAACTTCACCAATGGAAATGAAACATATAACACTGGCAGAGGACAACTGATTCAAATTGCCTCAATTTTGTACTAGCATTCCAAGGTTTGAAAACTTGAAACCACACAAAGTTATTAAAAGATAATGTGAGGGATATAACACCATCAATCTAACCATAAAGTTGCCCTAAAAATGTTCAGATAAGGTCATCCAAGGGTTCATACCAAGTCGACTTAAAGAAAAGGTGCCCAGGGGAATGATTTAGCTACAGCAAGTCAAAAGCAGGGAAATTTACCCAAAGGTTCCCATTACACGTGTCGAAATGTGTTTATTTTCCTCATCCAATGCAGTTCGAGCCAAACCAAAATCAGAGACTTTAGGCGTAAAGTCATGTTCCAACAAGATGTTGCTGGACTTGAAGTCCCTGTGTATGACTCGTGGACTCGAATCTTCATGCAGATAGGCCAGACCACGAGCAGCACCAAGAGCTATCTTAAGCCGAGCACCCCAATCAAGAGGAGCATATTCCTGGTGAACTCCTGAGAGCAAGCAAAGAAAGCATATAAATATAGCCAGGAAACAAGGTTGGAACTTGTATAAACAGAAGATAATATTACCGTGCAGATGAGATTCCACACTGCCATTTGGTATGAGTTCATAGATTAAGCAACGAGTTCGCTCCTCTGTACATATACCAATCAACTTGACCAAGTTTCGGTGATGAAGGCGACTAAGCATCTCTATTTCCGACAAGAACTCACGACCTCCCTGCTGGTCAGCTCGCTTTAGAACTTTTACAGCCACATGTGTCCCATCTTCAAGCACGCCACTATAAACACGACCAAAGCCGCCTTCACCAAGTATTCTTGTTTCACTGAAGTTATCTGTTGCTTTCTCTATATCACATGTACTAAAAGATTTTGTAGAACCAGCATATGCTGCAATGCTAGAACCATAAGATAACGAAGCAGAACTTGGCCCACTTCCAATCATAGAGGCAGGAATCCCTACATTAGACACAGCAAACTTTGAGTACTAAGCTATTTTTCTGCTTCAATGGGTCAATTGTTATGTGTTCTTGTTACAATTTTTTGATGACTCTTAGTTTCTCCATATGACCATGCTATGTTGTTATAtgctctttttttcattttttttaatttttattatatttttttagcaGGGGAAGGGTGGGATTTTAGAAGAAGGGAAGGGGAAGGAGGGGAATTGAACCCGGAACTTCTGGGGCCTCAATGATATGCTCATTTAATGATTAACAAGTACAATAATGTATTATCTGCTGCCTAGGATAACTAGTAAAGACTTAAAAACATTTTGTTATGCAATTGGGTATTCAGAATTTCAAGAATGTTTGTGTGGTACCTAAAGGACTTGGTATTTGTGTGGTACCTAAAGGAAAAAACCAATCCTGATACACTCCAGCTGACCACAAAAACAGCCAACAGGTTCcctaagtttttatttttcgtgggacTAGTTAAGTAGACTTCTAAAATAGCTCATGAGCTTATCCAATGGTTCTAACAGAAGATGCTTTCTTGAGATCATAAGCATTCATATGAGGTCAATCTTAGAGATCAAGATAGTACCTGATGATTTTGCAAGGGAAGGCATAGTAGCCGGTGGAGTAGAGTCTGGAGGGCAGAGCTGCTCTCTGTGTTTTAAAACCAATACCCATGCAATAGCGCAGCAGAAAATTACAACTATAGAGGTAGACAAAACTATAATTGCTATCACACTTCGACTTAGCCCACCTCTGTGATGCTGTCTTCCCACATCAACCCCAAATGGCTTTATGGCCGCTCCATTGTTGTTGCGACTAGAATAAGGGTCAGTTTCTATAGTACCAATATCAGAAGATGCAGAAGGTGGAGAGGGTGGAAGACCTACAGGTTTAGTGCCCTTCATTTTAATATCAAGATCAAACCACAAATGTGAAAGAGAATATGATGCAGGCAGCCTGACATCGTTACCTGGATAATGTACATAAAGCACTTCGTAGTCTCCAAAGAGTGAAGTTTGTATAATAACTTCTTGGAGCCAGAATCTTCGAAATGTCAGATAAGCTGTGGTATTATCAAATGTTTCTCCCAGGGGTACTAAGTCAGTGAGGACAATGGTCTTTTCTGGATCCTGGCTGGCAGCGTTTGCCCCCATAATCCGAACTTGACTTGGCTTCAAAAACACTCCAGCAGCTACTTCTGCTGCGAACTCTGAAACTAAAGGGAAGAAATTGTACAACGCAACACTTAGGCGGAGTCCTACTTGCATAGGTAGGACACAAACGCATGGAGATCCAGGAGCACCATTTGTCAATGGCTCTGAGCACGTCAATGATGTGCAATCTAcaaaataaaattggtttacaaATTTCTAGCACCAACTTTCATAAATAGATTGCTAAACCAGATGAACAACAGAAGGAATAAGGGAAAAGAAGTACCTCCATTAGGTGGTGGAGGTGGTAATGCTTGCAAAGGTGGCTGGAGAGGCATCTTTGGCATCCTTGGCATAGGTCTTGTGGGAGACATTTTCGGGGAATGAATTGGCACTGGCAGTCCACAAGGATGATCATAGATAAGCATTCAAAACTAACAAATCTTAACGTCAAACTTTGCCAGCGTTCCTTATACAACAATGAAAAACATGAGATAGCCTTTAACTTACTTTGTTGAGATGAAGATGAAGGATGTGGTGATGGCGAGGAAGAATCATGGCTTTTTGGTGTAGGAAAGGGAAAATGAGATGAGGGTGTTGAGGATCCTGTAGAGCAAAGGTTGTTGGACATcagaggaaaacaaataaaaggaaataagACCCAGGGTTTCATAGCAAACCAGCAATTTTAATACCTGGGTTTAGGGGTGGAGGAGCATGGAACCTAAAGTCAGTCTTCGGGTCTGAGCTTGAATTATCTGGAGGAGCTAATTTGTGGGCCAACATTTACAacaaattgagaagaaaaaatagatgaTAGGTAGGAGTTAAAAATCAGGACAGGAACATTGTTTGAGACTTTTGTACCTTCTACAGCCGAAGCAGGAGGAGGAGCCATATATACTGATGGAGCAGGAGTTCTCTTATAATTCTTCCCATGATGCCattgaaatgaagaagaaggtCGATATGCAGGGGAGTTGGACCCTGAAACTACAGGGGCATTGCGGGATGGAAGAGGAGAAGGAGCATTATCGGAATTCCCCATATTATCATGAACAGATGGAGCTAAGACAAAGTAAAAAATCATTTTCAGGGTTTCATAGCAAACCAGCAATTTTAATACCTAGGTTTAGGGGTGGAGGAGCATGGAACCTAAAGTCAGTCTTCGGGTCTGAGCTTGAATTATCAGGAGGAGCTAATTTGTGGGCCAACATTTACAACAAATTGAGAAGGAAAAATAGATGATAGGTAGGAGTTAAAAATCAGGACAGGAACATTGTTTGAGACTTTTATACCTTCTACAGCCGAAGCAGGAGGAGGAGCCATATATACTGATGGAGCAGGAGTTCTCTTATAATTCTTCCCATGATGCCattgaaatgaagaagaaggtTGAGATGCAGGGGAGTTGGACCCTGAAACTACAGGAGCATTGCGGGatggaagaggaggaggagcatTATCGGAATTCCCCATATTATCATGAACAGATGGAGCTAAGACAAAGTAAAAAATCATTTATAGATATCTCTAGCATTTCTGGCTACTTATCAGAAAATGTCATTGAGAAATCAGAAGTTTTATATTCACCTTTTGCTGGTGAAGTGCTCACAGGCGACTGCTGGGTGCTTGTTCCATTTGGTGGTGTGGCAACAGGAGATGATGCAGGAGCTGTATCAGGCTCTGCACAATATGAGGGATGTATACAAGATATCAATTAGGTAACAGAGCTACTTCATAATTGCAATATAATCGTCAAAATGTAAACCCAGACTATCATTAAACATATCTCTGTAATGGAACTTAAGGAATCCTGTCctttaaaaaaaacacaaacactGAATAGAAGAATAAACCCATGCTAATGTTTATATGTCTCCTCAGTTTTCAGCTACAAGAAATACAGCTCAAAATGAGAACTATTTTGTAATTATCAGCAGATAGAAACTTTCAACCCAATATCAATCCCTGTTACATGCAGCAGCTGCACATCTAAGTCATAAAGACCTACAAGCGGTGTCATCGTGTAAAATATAACTGGAAGCAACTTGTTAGTAGGCTTTAGTTCCTCATACGCACTTCCTTTTCACTCAGAGATGGTTGtcttattccttttttcttGTTAGGAATTTGATACTTTTGTAGGTTAGAACATAAATTTTAATACAAGAAAATTGTGCACACTCCTTCACAAAACTAGAACAGAATGAAGGCATTCCCTCAAATTTGAAACACAAAACTCACTTTTGAGGATTTCCTTTTTTCcatctttgattttctttttcaagttgAACAAGCTGGTGCACTTTTCTCTTTAAAGGTCCAAAAGTATTTGTGTGAATTGCATAAATAACATCTCTGTCAAGTAATTAATAAGAGAGTATAT
The Coffea arabica cultivar ET-39 chromosome 6c, Coffea Arabica ET-39 HiFi, whole genome shotgun sequence genome window above contains:
- the LOC113692630 gene encoding uncharacterized protein isoform X6, producing MGVVVLQVVFSVLKVTVLAAFLAFQGSSGYSLPPSPSTFPVFSPGGDAIAAPPTPAGRPNGTFVDPPLLLPPLNSASAPQKVKDHIPSLPPSTLVLSPSDSMPIPVIANDTVPPLPTGPEASAPRASPSRISPQSPPTSLPLVPESVPPKPAQSRAPEAPFMATAPASNTHASKRAPQNSLPPGISSSILPVPVGLSPGKSPGNPLSIPPALPKEPPSTSSEPDTAPASSPVATPPNGTSTQQSPVSTSPAKAPSVHDNMGNSDNAPPPLPSRNAPVVSGSNSPASQPSSSFQWHHGKNYKRTPAPSVYMAPPPASAVEVSGSNSPAYRPSSSFQWHHGKNYKRTPAPSVYMAPPPASAVEAPPDNSSSDPKTDFRFHAPPPLNPGSSTPSSHFPFPTPKSHDSSSPSPHPSSSSQQMPIHSPKMSPTRPMPRMPKMPLQPPLQALPPPPPNGDCTSLTCSEPLTNGAPGSPCVCVLPMQVGLRLSVALYNFFPLVSEFAAEVAAGVFLKPSQVRIMGANAASQDPEKTIVLTDLVPLGETFDNTTAYLTFRRFWLQEVIIQTSLFGDYEVLYVHYPGLPPSPPSASSDIGTIETDPYSSRNNNGAAIKPFGVDVGRQHHRGGLSRSVIAIIVLSTSIVVIFCCAIAWVLVLKHREQLCPPDSTPPATMPSLAKSSGIPASMIGSGPSSASLSYGSSIAAYAGSTKSFSTCDIEKATDNFSETRILGEGGFGRVYSGVLEDGTHVAVKVLKRADQQGGREFLSEIEMLSRLHHRNLVKLIGICTEERTRCLIYELIPNGSVESHLHGNIIFCLYKFQPCFLAIFICFLCLLSGVHQEYAPLDWGARLKIALGAARGLAYLHEDSSPRVIHRDFKSSNILLEHDFTPKVSDFGLARTALDEENKHISTRVMGTFGYVAPEYAMTGHLLVKSDVYSYGVVLLELLTGRKPVDMSQPPGQENLVSWARPVLTSEEGLESIIDPTLGPDLPFDGISKVAAIASMCVQPEVSNRPFMGEVVQALKLICNECDETKEMGSRSCSQEDLSLDMDTGISNTLDPLGVPLHGQSPVSHYGQSPVSHYDSEVDVERGISVSDLLSSSARYAMQDSGPLGRRSGSGPLTLGKARQLWQKMRRLSGGTVSEHGLMFKSWRGSR
- the LOC113692630 gene encoding uncharacterized protein isoform X1; its protein translation is MGVVVLQVVFSVLKVTVLAAFLAFQGSSGYSLPPSPSTFPVFSPGGDAIAAPPTPAGRPNGTFVDPPLLLPPLNSASAPQKVKDHIPSLPPSTLVLSPSDSMPIPVIANDTVPPLPTGPEASAPRASPSRISPQSPPTSLPLVPESVPPKPAQSRAPEAPFMATAPASNTHASKRAPQNSLPPGISSSILPVPVGLSPGKSPGNPLSIPPALPKEPPSTSSEPDTAPASSPVATPPNGTSTQQSPVSTSPAKAPSVHDNMGNSDNAPPPLPSRNAPVVSGSNSPASQPSSSFQWHHGKNYKRTPAPSVYMAPPPASAVEAPSVHDNMGNSDNAPSPLPSRNAPVVSGSNSPAYRPSSSFQWHHGKNYKRTPAPSVYMAPPPASAVEAPPDNSSSDPKTDFRFHAPPPLNPGSSTPSSHFPFPTPKSHDSSSPSPHPSSSSQQMPIHSPKMSPTRPMPRMPKMPLQPPLQALPPPPPNGDCTSLTCSEPLTNGAPGSPCVCVLPMQVGLRLSVALYNFFPLVSEFAAEVAAGVFLKPSQVRIMGANAASQDPEKTIVLTDLVPLGETFDNTTAYLTFRRFWLQEVIIQTSLFGDYEVLYVHYPGLPPSPPSASSDIGTIETDPYSSRNNNGAAIKPFGVDVGRQHHRGGLSRSVIAIIVLSTSIVVIFCCAIAWVLVLKHREQLCPPDSTPPATMPSLAKSSGIPASMIGSGPSSASLSYGSSIAAYAGSTKSFSTCDIEKATDNFSETRILGEGGFGRVYSGVLEDGTHVAVKVLKRADQQGGREFLSEIEMLSRLHHRNLVKLIGICTEERTRCLIYELIPNGSVESHLHGNIIFCLYKFQPCFLAIFICFLCLLSGVHQEYAPLDWGARLKIALGAARGLAYLHEDSSPRVIHRDFKSSNILLEHDFTPKVSDFGLARTALDEENKHISTRVMGTFGYVAPEYAMTGHLLVKSDVYSYGVVLLELLTGRKPVDMSQPPGQENLVSWARPVLTSEEGLESIIDPTLGPDLPFDGISKVAAIASMCVQPEVSNRPFMGEVVQALKLICNECDETKEMGSRSCSQEDLSLDMDTGISNTLDPLGVPLHGQSPVSHYGQSPVSHYDSEVDVERGISVSDLLSSSARYAMQDSGPLGRRSGSGPLTLGKARQLWQKMRRLSGGTVSEHGLMFKSWRGSR
- the LOC113692630 gene encoding receptor-like serine/threonine-protein kinase ALE2 isoform X9 → MPIPVIANDTVPPLPTGPEASAPRASPSRISPQSPPTSLPLVPESVPPKPAQSRAPEAPFMATAPASNTHASKRAPQNSLPPGISSSILPVPVGLSPGKSPGNPLSIPPALPKEPPSTSSEPDTAPASSPVATPPNGTSTQQSPVSTSPAKAPSVHDNMGNSDNAPPPLPSRNAPVVSGSNSPASQPSSSFQWHHGKNYKRTPAPSVYMAPPPASAVEAPSVHDNMGNSDNAPSPLPSRNAPVVSGSNSPAYRPSSSFQWHHGKNYKRTPAPSVYMAPPPASAVEAPPDNSSSDPKTDFRFHAPPPLNPGSSTPSSHFPFPTPKSHDSSSPSPHPSSSSQQMPIHSPKMSPTRPMPRMPKMPLQPPLQALPPPPPNGDCTSLTCSEPLTNGAPGSPCVCVLPMQVGLRLSVALYNFFPLVSEFAAEVAAGVFLKPSQVRIMGANAASQDPEKTIVLTDLVPLGETFDNTTAYLTFRRFWLQEVIIQTSLFGDYEVLYVHYPGLPPSPPSASSDIGTIETDPYSSRNNNGAAIKPFGVDVGRQHHRGGLSRSVIAIIVLSTSIVVIFCCAIAWVLVLKHREQLCPPDSTPPATMPSLAKSSGIPASMIGSGPSSASLSYGSSIAAYAGSTKSFSTCDIEKATDNFSETRILGEGGFGRVYSGVLEDGTHVAVKVLKRADQQGGREFLSEIEMLSRLHHRNLVKLIGICTEERTRCLIYELIPNGSVESHLHGNIIFCLYKFQPCFLAIFICFLCLLSGVHQEYAPLDWGARLKIALGAARGLAYLHEDSSPRVIHRDFKSSNILLEHDFTPKVSDFGLARTALDEENKHISTRVMGTFGYVAPEYAMTGHLLVKSDVYSYGVVLLELLTGRKPVDMSQPPGQENLVSWARPVLTSEEGLESIIDPTLGPDLPFDGISKVAAIASMCVQPEVSNRPFMGEVVQALKLICNECDETKEMGSRSCSQEDLSLDMDTGISNTLDPLGVPLHGQSPVSHYGQSPVSHYDSEVDVERGISVSDLLSSSARYAMQDSGPLGRRSGSGPLTLGKARQLWQKMRRLSGGTVSEHGLMFKSWRGSR
- the LOC113692630 gene encoding receptor-like serine/threonine-protein kinase ALE2 isoform X10, which produces MATAPASNTHASKRAPQNSLPPGISSSILPVPVGLSPGKSPGNPLSIPPALPKEPPSTSSEPDTAPASSPVATPPNGTSTQQSPVSTSPAKAPSVHDNMGNSDNAPPPLPSRNAPVVSGSNSPASQPSSSFQWHHGKNYKRTPAPSVYMAPPPASAVEAPSVHDNMGNSDNAPSPLPSRNAPVVSGSNSPAYRPSSSFQWHHGKNYKRTPAPSVYMAPPPASAVEAPPDNSSSDPKTDFRFHAPPPLNPGSSTPSSHFPFPTPKSHDSSSPSPHPSSSSQQMPIHSPKMSPTRPMPRMPKMPLQPPLQALPPPPPNGDCTSLTCSEPLTNGAPGSPCVCVLPMQVGLRLSVALYNFFPLVSEFAAEVAAGVFLKPSQVRIMGANAASQDPEKTIVLTDLVPLGETFDNTTAYLTFRRFWLQEVIIQTSLFGDYEVLYVHYPGLPPSPPSASSDIGTIETDPYSSRNNNGAAIKPFGVDVGRQHHRGGLSRSVIAIIVLSTSIVVIFCCAIAWVLVLKHREQLCPPDSTPPATMPSLAKSSGIPASMIGSGPSSASLSYGSSIAAYAGSTKSFSTCDIEKATDNFSETRILGEGGFGRVYSGVLEDGTHVAVKVLKRADQQGGREFLSEIEMLSRLHHRNLVKLIGICTEERTRCLIYELIPNGSVESHLHGNIIFCLYKFQPCFLAIFICFLCLLSGVHQEYAPLDWGARLKIALGAARGLAYLHEDSSPRVIHRDFKSSNILLEHDFTPKVSDFGLARTALDEENKHISTRVMGTFGYVAPEYAMTGHLLVKSDVYSYGVVLLELLTGRKPVDMSQPPGQENLVSWARPVLTSEEGLESIIDPTLGPDLPFDGISKVAAIASMCVQPEVSNRPFMGEVVQALKLICNECDETKEMGSRSCSQEDLSLDMDTGISNTLDPLGVPLHGQSPVSHYGQSPVSHYDSEVDVERGISVSDLLSSSARYAMQDSGPLGRRSGSGPLTLGKARQLWQKMRRLSGGTVSEHGLMFKSWRGSR
- the LOC113692630 gene encoding uncharacterized protein isoform X2, translating into MGVVVLQVVFSVLKVTVLAAFLAFQGSSGYSLPPSPSTFPVFSPGGDAIAAPPTPAGRPNGTFVDPPLLLPPLNSASAPQKVKDHIPSLPPSTLVLSPSDSMPIPVIANDTVPPLPTGPEASAPRASPSRISPQSPPTSLPLVPESVPPKPAQSRAPEAPFMATAPASNTHASKRAPQNSLPPGISSSILPVPVGLSPGKSPGNPLSIPPALPKEPPSTSSEPDTAPASSPVATPPNGTSTQQSPVSTSPAKAPSVHDNMGNSDNAPPPLPSRNAPVVSGSNSPASQPSSSFQWHHGKNYKRTPAPSVYMAPPPASAVEAPPDNSSSDPKTDFRFHAPPPLNLVSGSNSPAYRPSSSFQWHHGKNYKRTPAPSVYMAPPPASAVEAPPDNSSSDPKTDFRFHAPPPLNPGSSTPSSHFPFPTPKSHDSSSPSPHPSSSSQQMPIHSPKMSPTRPMPRMPKMPLQPPLQALPPPPPNGDCTSLTCSEPLTNGAPGSPCVCVLPMQVGLRLSVALYNFFPLVSEFAAEVAAGVFLKPSQVRIMGANAASQDPEKTIVLTDLVPLGETFDNTTAYLTFRRFWLQEVIIQTSLFGDYEVLYVHYPGLPPSPPSASSDIGTIETDPYSSRNNNGAAIKPFGVDVGRQHHRGGLSRSVIAIIVLSTSIVVIFCCAIAWVLVLKHREQLCPPDSTPPATMPSLAKSSGIPASMIGSGPSSASLSYGSSIAAYAGSTKSFSTCDIEKATDNFSETRILGEGGFGRVYSGVLEDGTHVAVKVLKRADQQGGREFLSEIEMLSRLHHRNLVKLIGICTEERTRCLIYELIPNGSVESHLHGNIIFCLYKFQPCFLAIFICFLCLLSGVHQEYAPLDWGARLKIALGAARGLAYLHEDSSPRVIHRDFKSSNILLEHDFTPKVSDFGLARTALDEENKHISTRVMGTFGYVAPEYAMTGHLLVKSDVYSYGVVLLELLTGRKPVDMSQPPGQENLVSWARPVLTSEEGLESIIDPTLGPDLPFDGISKVAAIASMCVQPEVSNRPFMGEVVQALKLICNECDETKEMGSRSCSQEDLSLDMDTGISNTLDPLGVPLHGQSPVSHYGQSPVSHYDSEVDVERGISVSDLLSSSARYAMQDSGPLGRRSGSGPLTLGKARQLWQKMRRLSGGTVSEHGLMFKSWRGSR